In Bacillus sp. KH172YL63, one genomic interval encodes:
- a CDS encoding potassium channel family protein: MATIVTLAAIIFIIVNLIYFFKDKHFKYSYFSTTLFYKLFFVLLSIMVGFAVLYYFLSFDHPMLRVSSPSGKPVEHTFLNYLYYSGVTILSVGYGDYIPTGHLRFFALLEAAIGLLLPTAYFMKVLDSKGKNE, from the coding sequence TTGGCAACCATCGTTACATTGGCAGCAATCATTTTCATCATTGTAAATTTAATTTATTTCTTTAAGGATAAGCATTTTAAATACAGTTATTTCAGTACAACGCTGTTTTATAAACTGTTCTTCGTGCTTTTAAGCATCATGGTCGGTTTTGCCGTCCTCTATTATTTCCTGTCCTTTGATCATCCAATGCTCAGGGTCAGTTCACCGAGCGGTAAACCGGTCGAGCATACCTTTCTCAATTATCTTTATTACAGTGGCGTCACGATCTTATCTGTCGGATATGGGGATTATATCCCGACAGGCCATCTGAGATTCTTTGCCCTGCTGGAAGCTGCCATCGGATTACTGCTTCCGACCGCTTATTTTATGAAGGTATTGGATTCCAAAGGGAAGAATGAATAG
- a CDS encoding FMN-dependent NADH-azoreductase has translation MAQVLYITAHPHDDTQSYSMAVAKAFINTYQEVNPDDQIVHLDLYNAHIPHIDADVFSGWGKLQSGKGFEELTGEEQKKVNRLNELSDQFISADKYVFVTPFWNFSFPPLMKAYIDSVAVAGKSFKYTEQGPVGLLTDKKAIHIQARGGIYSEGPAAGMEMGHRYLSIIMQFFGVPSFEGVFVEGHAAMPEKAEEIKENAIARAKDAAQSF, from the coding sequence ATGGCACAGGTGCTCTATATCACAGCCCACCCCCATGATGATACCCAGTCATACAGCATGGCGGTGGCAAAAGCTTTCATCAATACATATCAAGAAGTGAATCCGGATGATCAAATCGTCCACCTTGATCTGTACAATGCGCACATTCCCCACATTGATGCGGATGTGTTCAGCGGCTGGGGAAAGCTGCAGTCGGGAAAAGGGTTTGAAGAGCTTACAGGGGAAGAGCAGAAGAAGGTGAATCGTTTGAATGAGTTATCAGATCAGTTCATTTCTGCCGATAAATATGTGTTTGTGACGCCGTTTTGGAATTTCTCGTTCCCGCCGCTCATGAAGGCGTATATCGATTCAGTGGCAGTGGCAGGCAAGTCATTTAAGTATACGGAGCAAGGACCCGTGGGGTTATTGACGGATAAGAAAGCGATCCATATCCAGGCCAGGGGCGGAATTTATTCTGAAGGACCTGCTGCGGGAATGGAAATGGGGCATCGGTATCTGAGCATCATCATGCAGTTTTTCGGAGTGCCTTCTTTTGAAGGGGTATTCGTGGAAGGACATGCGGCCATGCCGGAAAAAGCAGAAGAAATCAAAGAAAATGCGATTGCCAGGGCAAAGGATGCGGCCCAGTCCTTTTAA
- a CDS encoding 5'-methylthioadenosine/S-adenosylhomocysteine nucleosidase family protein encodes MIGISIATKWEYEATLTYFSVKDDERFSYPYGEYFMRTMNGAELVFYSTGVRKVNGVGGNQYMISTFHLTKVIVAGTCAGIDDHFSALDIFIPDQAVQYDCTVKEVEPLIKQSFIVDMDLSQYGNDFHTGTIGTADKAVVMWKDYLELKENGITIADTEAGAIAYICAKNNVKCIIIKGISDFPTDERNADKYESNTEQINVYLENTPKVMNKIWDCYLERFI; translated from the coding sequence ATGATCGGAATCAGCATAGCTACAAAGTGGGAATACGAAGCAACATTGACATACTTCTCCGTAAAAGATGACGAACGTTTCAGTTATCCATATGGTGAGTATTTCATGAGAACAATGAATGGTGCTGAACTTGTTTTTTACAGCACTGGTGTAAGGAAAGTAAATGGTGTTGGTGGTAATCAGTATATGATTTCTACCTTTCATTTAACCAAAGTAATCGTTGCCGGAACATGTGCAGGAATAGACGATCACTTTAGTGCTTTAGACATTTTCATACCAGATCAAGCCGTTCAGTATGATTGCACAGTAAAAGAGGTTGAGCCTCTTATTAAGCAATCGTTCATCGTCGATATGGATCTATCACAGTACGGAAATGATTTTCATACCGGAACAATCGGTACCGCCGATAAAGCAGTGGTGATGTGGAAGGACTATCTGGAGCTGAAAGAAAACGGCATCACAATAGCCGATACGGAAGCGGGGGCCATAGCTTATATTTGTGCAAAAAATAATGTTAAATGCATCATTATCAAAGGGATCTCGGATTTTCCAACAGATGAAAGAAACGCCGATAAATACGAATCGAATACGGAACAAATCAATGTATATTTAGAAAACACCCCCAAAGTGATGAACAAAATATGGGACTGCTATTTAGAGAGATTCATATAG
- a CDS encoding DMT family transporter, with translation MVLKKWQTYLVLVFIMLIWGFNVPALKTLVSEFTPVTITSLRIFTAGVTVFIVLGFMKKIRRPTARELSFIAAGGLLNVVSHHYFLSVGLTGTSSTNGGLILGTGPLLTALMATFILRNRPTVIKVLGFLSGSVGVTIIVLSGGEGIGGLKMGDLFIFISIFSQALSFIIISKAAKTLDPRLLTGYMLVFGSIVLFLISLVTEPGGLKQLGDASVSIWLLFFASAILATAVGHMIYNHSIGKIGAAETSIFLNLNTFFSLVGAAIFLHESVTVHHLVGLVFIVLGVVCGSGTLEEFVIRRKQKRFLEEKQRHHM, from the coding sequence GTGGTCTTGAAAAAATGGCAAACGTATTTGGTACTGGTGTTCATCATGTTGATTTGGGGTTTCAATGTCCCTGCACTTAAGACGCTCGTAAGCGAATTTACACCGGTGACGATCACTTCACTCCGCATCTTCACGGCAGGGGTCACTGTGTTCATCGTCCTCGGTTTTATGAAGAAAATCAGGAGGCCGACCGCAAGAGAGCTTTCCTTCATTGCAGCGGGAGGATTATTGAATGTTGTGAGTCATCATTACTTCCTATCTGTAGGATTAACCGGGACTTCATCCACAAACGGGGGACTGATCCTTGGTACAGGACCGCTGTTGACGGCATTGATGGCGACGTTCATTCTCCGTAACCGGCCGACCGTCATCAAAGTGCTCGGATTTCTGTCAGGGAGTGTGGGCGTGACGATCATTGTCTTATCAGGTGGGGAAGGGATCGGAGGATTGAAGATGGGGGACTTGTTCATCTTCATTTCGATCTTTTCACAAGCGCTCAGCTTCATCATCATCAGCAAGGCGGCGAAAACGCTGGATCCCCGATTGTTGACCGGCTATATGCTCGTTTTCGGTTCGATCGTCCTCTTCCTGATCAGCCTCGTGACAGAGCCTGGTGGATTAAAGCAGCTTGGGGATGCATCCGTTTCAATCTGGCTATTGTTTTTTGCTTCGGCCATACTTGCAACAGCAGTTGGGCATATGATTTATAATCATTCAATCGGGAAAATCGGCGCGGCCGAAACGTCGATCTTCCTCAATCTCAACACGTTTTTCTCCCTTGTGGGGGCTGCCATCTTCCTCCATGAATCCGTGACGGTTCATCATCTCGTGGGGCTGGTATTCATTGTGCTCGGAGTAGTGTGCGGATCCGGGACACTTGAGGAATTCGTCATCAGAAGAAAACAAAAGAGGTTTTTGGAAGAAAAGCAGAGACATCACATGTAG